A genome region from Brassica oleracea var. oleracea cultivar TO1000 chromosome C2, BOL, whole genome shotgun sequence includes the following:
- the LOC106324113 gene encoding uncharacterized protein LOC106324113 has protein sequence MGGWNVKYTRWGNDISEAKCAVVGEVPCTWRIYCSYEKSVHHQYMVKSFQEEHSCTSCKLLTDSVIGRLLINEVRHDNALMPRAIQDIIQERYNLTVTHDIARKARKRALDMISEEFDEQFARIKDYKEQILESNPESMVDLVTTIRDDGVEIFDKFYVCFKALKTIWRAYCRTIFRIDGCFMKSTSKGQLLAAVGRDANNQIYPVAWEIVQVEDADNWKWFIQRVKSDLDLKNGEGFTLISDKQKGLIKAVEEEFPHIKHRTCTRHIYGNIKKLHPNKPKFKHLFWAVANSFNEVDYKAALKELKAFDSQIYDDLMVRDPTSCTHAFFSTTSSCEDGLNNFSESYNSGLKKSRSLPLVGMLETMRRQAMVRIKVRKKKLVKYEAKYSLKVAKTIAEETKNRKWCKKRTLGPNGVSEVEENSTSHTVNMDRRTCTCRRWDLTGIPCRHALKVIQDKKLNAENFVADCYLTTLWKQQYSDSVTLVEGMKFWKEAYGSQIQPPARPDEKGRKSRIQRRGRNRFMSLLLKGRKFVNI, from the exons ATGGGAGGTTGGAATGTCAAATACACAAGATGGGGAAATGACATTTCCGAGGCAAAGTGTGCTGTAGTCGGTGAGGTTCCTTGTACTTGGCGAATCTACTGTTCTTATGAGAAATCAGTGCATCATCAATACATGGTGAAGTCATTCCAAGAAGAGCATTCTTGCACCTCTTGCAAGTTATTGACTGACAGTGTCATTGGTAGGCTTCTTATAAATGAGGTTAGACACGACAATGCATTGATGCCAAGGGCCATACAAGACATTATTCAAGAGAGATACAACTTGACAGTGACACATGATATCGCTAGAAAGGCACGGAAGAGAGCATTGGATATGATTAGTGAAGAGTTTGATGAGCAATTTGCAAGGATTAAAGACTATAAAGAGCAAATCCTAGA ATCAAACCCGGAGTCTATGGTTGATCTTGTAACAACCATTAGAGATGATGGTGTGGAGATCTTCGACAAGTTCTATGTGTGTTTTAAAGCTCTGAAGACAATATGGCGAGCTTATTGTCGAACCATTTTTAGGATTGATGGATGCTTTATGAAATCTACCTCAAAAGGACAACTCCTTGCAGCTGTGGGCAGAGACGCAAACAATCAAATATACCCTGTTGCGTGGGAAATTGTTCAAGTTGAGGATGCTGACAATTGGAAGTGGTTCATTCAAAGGGTAAAGTCTGATTTAGACCTCAAAAATGGTGAAGGGTTCACTCTTATCTCTGACAAACAGAAG GGACTTATAAAGGCTGTGGAAGAAGAATTTCCTCACATAAAACACCGGACGTGCACTAGACACATATACGGGAACATTAAGAAGCTACACCCCAACAAGCCTAAGTTTAAACATTTGTTTTGGGCAGTGGCAAATAGCTTCAACGAGGTTGATTATAAAGCGGCACTTAAGGAGCTTAAAGCCTTTGATTCTCAGATCTATGATGACTTGATGGTGAGAGATCCTACAAGTTGTACTCATGCATTCTTCAGCACCACTTCTAGTTGCGAAGATGGCCTCAACAATTTCTCAGAATCTTACAATAGCGGTTTGAAGAAATCACGTTCTCTGCCTTTAGTGGGAATGCTTGAGACCATGAGAAGACAAGCTATGGTTAGAATCAAGGTGAGGAAGAAGAAATTGGTGAAGTATGAGGCTAAATACAGTTTAAAGGTCGCTAAAACCATCGCTGAAGAGACAAAAAATCGCAAATGGTGTAAGAAAAGGACCCTTGGTCCTAATGGTGTTTCAGAAGTCGAAGAAAATAGCACTTCTCACACTGTCAATATGGACAGGAGAACATGTACCTGCAGAAGATGGGACCTCACCGGGATTCCGTGTCGTCATGCTTTGAAGGTGATTCAAGACAAGAAACTTAATGCTGAGAATTTTGTGGCGGATTGTTACTTGACGACTTTGTGGAAGCAGCAATATAGTGATTCAGTCACTCTAGTCGAAGGAATGAAGTTTTGGAAGGAAGCTTATGGTTCTCAGATTCAACCGCCAGCAAGACCTGATGAGAAAGGTCGGAAGAGTAGAATCCAGAGAAGAGGAAGAAATCGATTTATGAGTCTCCTACTAAAGGGAAGAAAGTTTGTAAACATTTGA